The Apium graveolens cultivar Ventura chromosome 6, ASM990537v1, whole genome shotgun sequence genome contains a region encoding:
- the LOC141666181 gene encoding uncharacterized protein LOC141666181, translated as MEANKLKNGSIGFSYPMLDRSNYTAWAPKMKVFIKAQGVWNAIELKDPKIVVDDKTDKVALAMIYQGISEEILLSLADKDTAKEAWEAIKTLCQGAERVKAAKIQTLKSEFEAMTMKDDETIYDFHMKMNGIVTNIRALGEKMDESYIVKKFFRAERVKGKTETKESHLLLTEKEWAKREKANGKLLLTREEWLKRTNKEGSSGFKGKAGRPDKSTIKCYNCNIYGHYAAKCRRPKKNREARQEAHMAQVDDDDEPAFYWLSA; from the exons ATGGAGGCCAACAAGTTGAAGAATGGGTCGATAGGTTTCAGCTATCCGATGCTTGATAGGAGCAACTATACAGCATGGGCTCCCAAGATGAAAGTGTTTATTAAAGCACAAGGGGTGTGGAATGCCATAGAACTGAAGGACCCAAAGATTGTAGTCGATGATAAGACTGACAAAGTGGCACTGGCAATGATTTATCAGGGAATCTCTGAAGAGATTTTACTGTCACTTGCAGATAAAGATACGGCAAAGGAAGCATGGGAGGCAATTAAGACACTTTGCCAAGGAGCAGAACGAGTGAAGGCAGCGAAAATTCAGACACTCAAATCTGAGTTTGAGGCCATGACTATGAAAGATGACGAGACAATTTATGACTTCCATATGAAAATGAATGGAATAGTCACCAACATCAGAGCTCTTGGAGAGAAGATGGATGAATCCTATATAGTGAAGAAGTTTTTTAGAGCA GAACGTGTAAAAGGAAAAACAGAAACAAAGGAGAGTCACTTGCTATTGACAGAAAAAGAATGGGCAAAGCGAGAAAAGGCCAATGGAAAGCTACTTTTGACACGCGAGGAATGGTTGAAACGGACTAATAAAGAAGGGTCTTCAGGCTTTAAAGGTAAGGCAGGACGTCCAGACAAGAGTACCATAAAGTGCTACAACTGTAACATTTACGGACATTACGCCGCAAAGTGTAGAAGGCCCAAGAAAAATAGAGAAGCTAGGCAAGAGGCACACATGGCTCAAGTAGATGATGATGATGAACCAGCCTTTTATTGGCTAAGTGCGTGA